One Silurus meridionalis isolate SWU-2019-XX chromosome 10, ASM1480568v1, whole genome shotgun sequence genomic window carries:
- the LOC124392128 gene encoding uncharacterized protein LOC124392128, with protein sequence MATYLLLFTLQLLFGLIRPSLLQNISADLISVSPGANITLLCNITNYSAISWYQMISAESRQIISARQKKLNKHFYVDYNSDESHFNLTESSSLVIYGVQETDLGFYYCEVRNDTKHIQSVEKIKLNFSGGSNNGSSSEASDSQPPARNVNDWIRNVTVMCVCFISVLITICMCVFCSRVLGKLTSCSFFSHTTDSTDKDESIHYTSVQYKRRSRTSATTNTSDLDSVIYASVASQPQRH encoded by the exons ATGGCAACGTATCTGCTTCTGTTTACGCTGCAGCTGCTGTTTG GTCTCATTAGGCCGAGTCTCCTTCAGAACATTTCAGCTGATCTCATATCTGTTTCTCCAGGAGCAAACATCACTCTGCTCTGTAACATCACTAATTACTCAGCGATATCCTGGTATCAGATGATCTCAGCAGAGTCGAGGCAGATTATATCAGCCAGACAAAAGAAACTGAACAAACACTTTTATGTGGATTATAATTCAGATGAGAGTCACTTTAATTTAACAGAAAGCAGCAGTTTAGTGATTTATGGAGTTCAAGAGACGGATCTGGGGTTTTATTACTGTGAAGTTCGGAATGATACAAAACACATTCAGTCAGTGGAAAAGATCAAACTGAACTTTTCAG gtggCAGCAATAATGGATCTTCATCTGAGGCTTCAGATTCACAGCCGCCTGCTAGAAATGTTAACGACTGGATTAGAAATGTgactgtaatgtgtgtgtgcttcatcTCCGTCCTAATAAccatctgcatgtgtgtgttctgcagcagGGTTCTAG GAAAATTAACATCATGCAGCTTCTTCAGTCACACCACCGACTCCACTGATAAG GATGAAAGCATTCATTATACAAGTGTTCAGTACAAAAGAAGATCCAGAACATCTGCTACGACAAACACATCAGATCTGGACAGTGTGATCTACGCAAGTGTTGCCTCACAGCCACAGAGACACTGA